A region from the Triticum aestivum cultivar Chinese Spring chromosome 3D, IWGSC CS RefSeq v2.1, whole genome shotgun sequence genome encodes:
- the LOC123076111 gene encoding uncharacterized protein, translating into MASSRKLAGLALVLLLCMAAKAMSAKAGVESYSFPVFNATTTASLVAATNTFVVGPAALLFQPEADSTAASINVSEGFLLLPDTVDVWRAGAGGGLPPAREASFNTSFTVESSATPVSFVLLLDRFPLFNSRTGLRGDNGSAAAVPDTNATDDGLAAVEVGAVRSYEPESPDVGLNVTVTPKGNRAVAVWVQYDAAAHLLRVYVAASGELRPSGALIDARLSIAGRRTTQTAMVGFFAATVRYVFLGVRDWDLTVDRLDAGGEKRTSWWVILIAVLGSVAATAAIVTLVVRYFVSRRRTRSMEPKQ; encoded by the coding sequence ATGGCGTCTTCTCGTAAGCTCGCGGGTCTAGCTCTAGTACTGCTGCTCTGCATGGCGGCGAAGGCCATGTCGGCGAAGGCAGGCGTCGAGTCCTACAGTTTCCCCGTCTTCAACGCCACCACGACGGCCAGCCTGGTTGCCGCCACGAACACGTTCGTGGTCGGGCCGGCGGCGCTGCTCTTCCAGCCCGAGGCCGACTCCACCGCGGCCAGCATCAACGTGTCCGAGGGCTTCCTGCTCCTCCCCGACACGGTCGACGTCTGGCGCGCGGGCGCCGGCGGTGGGCTGCCGCCTGCGCGCGAGGCGTCCTTCAACACGAGCTTCACGGTGGAGAGCTCCGCCACCCCCGTCTCCTTCGTGCTTCTCCTCGACCGGTTCCCGCTGTTCAACAGCCGGACGGGCCTCCGCGGCGACAACGGCTCGGCCGCCGCCGTGCCGGACACCAACGCCACGGACGATGGCCTCGCCGCGGTTGAGGTGGGCGCGGTGCGGTCGTACGAGCCGGAGTCCCCGGACGTCGGCCTCAACGTCACCGTCACGCCCAAGGGCAACCGCGCCGTGGCCGTGTGGGTCCAGTACGACGCCGCCGCGCACCTCCTGCGCGTGTACGTCGCGGCCAGCGGGGAGCTGAGGCCGTCCGGAGCCCTCATCGACGCGAGGCTCTCTATCGCCGGCCGGCGCACCACACAGACCGCGATGGTTGGGTTCTTCGCCGCCACGGTCCGCTATGTCTTCCTCGGTGTCCGTGACTGGGACCTGACGGTGGACAGGTTAGACGCCGGCGGAGAGAAGAGAACGTCATGGTGGGTGATACTCATCGCGGTGCTCGGGTCCGTGGCAGCCACAGCCGCCATTGTCACTCTGGTGGTGCGCTACTTCGTGTCGAGGCGCCGGACGCGCAGCATGGAACCCAAGCAATAG